Within Chaetodon auriga isolate fChaAug3 chromosome 7, fChaAug3.hap1, whole genome shotgun sequence, the genomic segment TGGGCAAAAGACAGGCACCAACCTCCATGCTGCTCTGCACCGTGTCAGTGAGGTGATCAACTTCTTAAAGCAAAACAGTGCCAAGAACCGTTTTAATGAGACTcagaacatcatcatcatagaAACAGACGGTAAAGACACAGGGAATGTCTCGCAAATTGAAAAATTCATGCTGGAACAGCATCTGTTGAGCTTCTCCAGCTCATAAAAATCTTTTTGCAGCCCATTAGAGTTCTTTTAATAGCAGAAAAGGGAACATTAGAGGAGCCTTATCTTCATATTAAGCCTCCACTCCCCCTTCGTGTCTTTCTGCTGGCAGGTTACTCCAACACTGGCAACAAGCCTCAGATTGCCCTGGCCCAGATCCGGAATCTGCTGGGTTACCACAACACATCCCACGATCACACCGATGAGACAATGCTGGGTATCATGGTTAACAAATAGAATTAAATCTGCAAATACACCATGTAGACATGCTCTGCTGACATGTATGAACTACtttcactgcacacattttaatgtgtgttgacatggtcATCTATGTATATATGCAGCGTaggttttatgtgtgttttcagatgtcTATGTGTTTGGTGTTGGGGATCAAGTGAAGAAAGATCAGCTGAACTCCTTAGCCTCAAACAAACGTGGTGAGAATCACGTCTTCATTCTGAAAGACTTCCAAACTCTGGGAGAGGTGTTCAACAGCATGATTAGTAAGTCGGAGGCCACTCTTAACTCTAAGGCACaaaaccgtgtgtgtgttttctgattttgagcaatttaatgtttttttaatttcctttagAATGACAGGTGGTCATGTTTCACTACACAGGTGACAAGAGTGTGACGATGTGTGGGGTAGCTCAGGAAGACATCTCTATGGGACAGGAGGAGTATACAGGAGTCCAAACCAAACCCTGGCACGTCACTGTGACAGCGGTGAGAGCAACCAAGATCATAGTGGAGATATCCCACCGATCCAAACATCTGTTTGATATTTTAGAGTGGATTTTCACACATCGACACTTCCCTCCCCTCTAGTCTACGCCGTGTTTTGGATCCATTGTGAGCCAGAACTGGGTGCTCACAGCTGCTCACTGCTTTGCCAGAGCGAGCACAGACAAATTTTCTCAGCAGGTGGACATAAAACACGGTCAGTGTCAGTACGGGAAATTATTTTGAAGATTTTTGAAGATGTTTGAGATTCAcgtcaaaaaaagagaaaaagctaGAATGGCAtgagaaggaaaataaatgctGTATTGGGCAAGTACTTGGGATCAAAAGTTTGGTGACAATTTGATGATTTTAATGTTTGGACATTGATATACCTGCTTGCAGACGGagtttaatttaatgttttctaGCATAAGTTAAACTTTTAGCAATCAAATTATAACCTCTGAAGTTGCTGGTGCCTTACTCAACTCAATTATCTACAGTGCTATGCTCAccattttgttgaattcacacCATGTTATGTTGAAATAACAAGCACTTTGTCCCCAGGCGAGGGCATCGTGTTTTCCAAGAGGGTGATCATGCACCCCAAGTACAACACCAGGgcactcaaacacagaaatgtgactGAGTTCTATGACTACGACGTAGCTCTGGTACAAGTGAACAAGAGTATCCCGCTCTCCTGGAAAGCCAGGTAAGACAGCTCAAAGATGCTACCAGGGATCCATACGAGCCAAACTTAAAGGTCCTGATTTTACTCAACAAGAAGCCAAACTGCCATTTTGTCAGGAAAACGGTGTACATGGGAACTGAACTACATTTTGATGTGAGTTCAagtgttgagtgtgtgtatactgtCATACAACAGACCGATCTGCTTGCCATGCACCGTGCCAGGCAGCCGAGCCCTGAAGAGAGTCAATTCTACCTGTCAGCAGCACCGTACGCGACCTTTTGATCTTTACACTCTGCCAAGGCTTTCATATCATTTAGAGAACGCCAGGACTATTGCCATATTTCCCCTGTTAACATAGTGTTAATAACATATTACGACATAGACCTCCTGTTTTCATGTAAACAGGGGAGGAACTACTCTCACACAAGGAGACTGCTGCCTATTTCATCCATAAGAACTCCAAACGCAAAGAAACACATATTCAAACAGAGAGTCAGGTGAGTGGCTGGATTTGACTGTGGGCTGTCGATAATGTGGAGGAAATAGAGGTTCTTCTTTTTTAAAGGGTGTTGAGTTGAAATTAATTTGCTGTCTGCAGAGGCCTAGCTGTGTCGAGAAGGCGAGGCTAACGCTGAAGGAGCCCACCGATGTGACTTTGGATGAGTATGTACCTGACACTTTCCTCTGTTCCGGCGGATCCTCAGGATACCAGGATGCTATCACCTGTAAAGGTCTGGACTCTGCACTCAGTGTATCATAGCCTCCATCATTTGAcctacagttacagttacatgCTGTCTCTTTTATGTACAGGTGACTCTGGTGGATCCCTGTTTCTGCAAAAAAGAAAGCGTTACTTTCAGGTCAGCAACTTAAAAAAGCCTCATTCCACACAGTGAAACCAGCATGACGTTGACATCTCTCCTGCTTTCATCTCAAAGGTGGGAGTAGTGAGCTGGGGCACCGTGAACGTATGCAACCCACTCAACTCACCTCAGGGAAGGTACAGCAGTGACAGGCCGCCTCCTGATGCTCGAGACTTTCACATCGACCTGTTCAAGATAATGCCGTGGCTGAAAGAGCACCTGGGCGAGGAGATCCAGTTCCTCTCCTGAGGTGAACTGGAAACATCCACAATCAATAAGCTGAGATCTGTCTGGGTGAAGCCTTCATAATACAGCAATACAGAATTCAATAGAGCTTTCAAAGGTTTTATTGCCAGAAAGAATACTATTGATTTTTACAGCTGAGGTGCAGTCAACTCACTTATCAATGAAGATGTTTAGTGaacaacataaaaaagaaatccttcttgttttcacactgttttctttctaaACTCAACATATATAACACATATAATGAGTTCCTGAGTCACATATAAGAATAATGTATCTATGCCTTCATATAAATGTGTTTAACTGTTTAATAAAACGCTGCTTGAATGATTCAAATCTAGCTAACATCATCAGTCTTACTTTGTAGTTAGAGGCCATCAGCCATGCAGTACGCACATAAGCTAGGACatacaaacactgcacagatgtCAGTGGGGAGCCCATACACCAGACAGTCCATCAGCTGTTAACAGAACAGCATGTCTGCTGactgtcttgtgttttctgtgactGTTGCTTGTTGCTTGGATCTCGCACGCCGGCTGCTTCACTGGCTGTCATCTGTATTTTTGCTGTGAAGAAGTGTGACTGTGCAAGTCAAAGGCGTTCGAAAGCCAGCTGTCCAATCAGCCCTCAGAAAACTGCCGGAACAgggtttctgattggctgtctttGAATTTCGGGACAAAGTGGATCTGGACAATCTCGGAGAATCCCTCAGCAAGAGCGGGAGCCACAAAGTGTTTCCTGTCCAGTGAGGGGGACAGATTAGAGCTGTCAGGATCAGAGTTATTATCACTAAGTGTATCttaacataaacatgttttagaAATGGAAAGAGTTTCATACTTGTAGCTGTGGAAAACCATGTCATTGACCTTGGCGTGTTTGCTGTCTGATGGAGCCATCTCACGGAACTGGgaacaaatgaaagcattaaaaaaaaaaaaaaaaaaatcaaaaaaaaaaaaacacttgtcaTTACCAGCCaggataaaacaaaacaaggggTAAAGAGAGTCAGTGTGGAGAGGTGAGTCATactctgttgttgtgtttggctAGCTCCAGAGAGGCCGAGAAGTGGAAACAGCGACAGGGCACTCCTGCGGCCTTGGCCACGTCCACGTAGCTGGAAAGGACACACAAAACATTGGttacacaaacagagaaaaataaatgcacatacGAGCAGCAGGCTGCAGTGGTTGAACATTCATACCACaaaatacaacagcagcagcatgcagtcAGTAAACTGAACGCTGTGGCAATGAAGGTTACGTAGAGCCCTACAATGAATGAATCAGGGGGCTATCATGGGTCCATAATATTCCCCATGCAGCACTTAAACAAGACCAGCCTGTGCTGGAAATGTGCATACAGTATTAAAAATCATTAAAGGGTGTAAAAGATGTTCAAATTAGTTAGAGCGTATTCATTTGTGGCTCTGTAAGGCTAATAACTGTAAAAGACGTGGTGGCGGTGAGACTAAGTAATCGTTTAGTACTGTTCACACACCTGGTTACACTTAAACCAACAACTAACAGATTCAGTTACTTTGTACAACTAATTTTGTTGAGAAAGCTGAGAAAGCCAACAACAAGGTATAACTCAGCAGCAAGGTCAACATAAAGAGTTACGTTATAAGCCAGTTGTATCAcagtaatgtccaccatgaccTTTACCTCCATGGCCTGTGCGCAACCATTTGGATTACAGACGTCACATAGTCACAGGCAGTTTTTTCCTCTACTGAGCGACACAGTTTCTGTGTGCAGCTGGatcatctctctgtcctttgCTGACAAAAGTGGAACGCAGCACCGAATTCTGCTGCTGTAGCCCATTTAAGCAATCTATTCTACTGAGCTAAGACTTGGCACAGGGCCACAATCCCAGAACTCATCGTCCATCAGACAAGTGGCTAAAATGAAAGCTTAGTGTTGTGACTGAACATCTCCAACCTGCCTGCAAGTACACTCATCCGTCCGCAAAATTATTCTTAATCAAAGCGTGAATATGGATGCTTTCTGAAGCCTGTTTGCAGAAAGGTGTACCCCCGTCAGGTGAATCCTGAGCACAGACATGCATCGACACAGCACGTACTGATGCAGCTGTGCTTTACCGTTTGCGAGACTCTGGGTCTGGGTTGGTGTTGTCTACGGCGACGCTGCGGCCCTCCCTCACAGCGCGCTCACATGCCGACACGCAGCTCTGCCACGAACCGAGCGTGTCCTGATGCAAACGCAAAACACAAAATCCTTTCAGTTTCAACATCTCGTTGTATATAAACCAGACGGTTCTGTGTGCATTGAGAACTGGAGCCTTGTTGAGCCCTGTTCATGAAAGCCACTCACCCTGTTGACATACACATAGCCTTTTGGAATGACGTGGGTGTGGAAGAAGGTTGATTTACCAGCTgtggagaaaaggaagagaggaaaaccAGATCAGAACGGTGTCGCTGGGAGAGGAGATCGGAAACACACGATATACCATCTGCTTTCTCTTACATGCAGGGAAACCCACAGCAACAATGACTTCTGTCTTGCTGGAGGTGAGGGAGGCAGACGGTGGGTCATAAAGTGCTGCAGTGCCGTCGATACTCCTCTACAAGTTCAGATAAAGGAAAACATTAACTGAAATACagagaaacatacacacaaaacagtcaACAGCCAGTATGTTCATTGAGCTCACAGGGTCAAACTTAGGCAGGGTGTAGGGGGCGCTCTTCCAGCCCAGGAAGTACTCCTCTGGGGTGTAGAACTGCAACCCAATGTTCAGAgcaaactacaaaaaaaaaaagaaaaaaaaaaagaagagctttTAGCAGTGTAGAGCAGCTTTTCCTGATTGAGGTATCATTAAGAAACAAGTTGTAACCTATTTAATAACATTTAAGATGATCTTACCAGTCGGTCACTGCAGGAGaaatccttcttcttcttccctggagCCCAGTTCTCCGGCCGACCTGCAGCATCTGTGCACAGAGGTGAAGTCAGaagctgtgtgtgcatcttcATGTGCGTGCTCTTGGACTTTTGACTGTCTGGACATCAAATGTTCTTAAAGCATGTCAAGATTTGCAAAACTCTTCTGAATTAGGTTGCTTTTGTTGCATCTCAGGTGGTGAGAGACCGATCATGGTGAAGATTTGGGTTGAAGGAAAAGGATTGAATAACAACTGAGCCGAAAgtctgtttttcaaaatgttgcgTGTATGAGTGCCTCTCTGCAACATGGGATGTTTATCACTGTGGCGA encodes:
- the LOC143323288 gene encoding complement C2, producing the protein MCIKSILWILLFISVWEASVQEYEYNYDEETYEDPQPLNCSTTESIKNGHVTYSQGGLEGSVLTYHCSPGQYPFPVSYRLCSADGEWSPMRLANGRQASRATCKDMLCPAQIQLDNGDFWPRDQWFRVGATQSFSCHEGFTLYGSAQRNCTLSGEWTGTTPVCDNHADDCNDPGIPPGAQRTTGQFHTGQKLIFSCQAGLDLLGSAERVCLENREWSGSAPRCQGLHTFDSPSDVAAAMAGSLAGVMDVLSPDSKKEDARMYFGRTVRVAEGSRLNIYILLDTSGSIRKQDFDLSRDATIALINKLDSYEVQLKFHVLSFASEAKDIVDITESDISGSIEDVIWRLREFDYHSHGQKTGTNLHAALHRVSEVINFLKQNSAKNRFNETQNIIIIETDGYSNTGNKPQIALAQIRNLLGYHNTSHDHTDETMLDVYVFGVGDQVKKDQLNSLASNKRGENHVFILKDFQTLGEVFNSMISDKSVTMCGVAQEDISMGQEEYTGVQTKPWHVTVTASTPCFGSIVSQNWVLTAAHCFARASTDKFSQQVDIKHGEGIVFSKRVIMHPKYNTRALKHRNVTEFYDYDVALVQVNKSIPLSWKARPICLPCTVPGSRALKRVNSTCQQHREELLSHKETAAYFIHKNSKRKETHIQTESQRPSCVEKARLTLKEPTDVTLDEYVPDTFLCSGGSSGYQDAITCKGDSGGSLFLQKRKRYFQVGVVSWGTVNVCNPLNSPQGRYSSDRPPPDARDFHIDLFKIMPWLKEHLGEEIQFLS